In Mycoplasma sp. OR1901, the genomic window ACTCCTTATGTAATAATTCTCTAATTTCATTAGCAGCTCTTTCAGGAATATCGTTAATTATTTTGTATTTGTAAAGTTCATCGGCTTCTAACACTTCTATTTCAGCTTTTTGTAATCTATCTTTTAAGGTTTTAGAATTTTCTGAACCACGAATTAAAATTCTTCTTCTAAGATCTTCCATTGAAGGAGGAGCAACAAAAATTGTAATTAATTTATATTTATTATTGAAAGGAGGATGTGATAATTTTTTTATCACTTGTCTAACACCTGTTGTTTCAATTTCTAACATAGGTGTTTTGTTTTTACTATGTATCTTATCTAATTCTGAATATAAAGTACCATAATAGTTATTTAAATGATAAGAAAATTCAATAAATTTACGATTTTTAATCTTGTCTCTAAAAGTATCCACGTCAAGAAAATAATAGTGAACTCCATTTAATTCACCATTTCTAGGTTTTCTAGTTGTTGCAGAACATGATAGAGATAAATTTAACTCGTCAAATTCAAATAACAACCTTTCAATCGTTCCTTTTCCAACTCCGCTAGGCCCTGAAAAGATAATAATCGGGCTCAATTTATTATTATTTTTCTTATTCATATTTCTATAATTATAACATTTTTATAAAATAAAAAAGATGAAAAATTAATTGATATTTCTTTTTAATAAAGCATTATTTTTCAATAGATTTTAACATTAAAATTATTAAAAAAATTCAACAAATGTTGAATTTAAATATTGCTATTATTTATTTGAATTTTTTAATACAAATTCATCTAAACGAGAACGTTTTCTAGCACCTTTGTTTTTGTGGAAAACACCTTTAGATACTGCTTTAGCAATAACTTGGTGTGCTTGTTTAACAAATTCACTAGCTTTAGCATCGTTAGCTAAAACAGCTTCTCTAGCTTTACGTATAGCTGTTTTAACACGTGATTTCATAGCTGCATTTTTAACTCTAGCAGCTTCCATCTTAGCTATACTTTTGATTTTAGATTTAATATTTGCCATATCGAATCCCCCTTTTTCTATTTTTTTGAAAAATCTTTTATATTATATTAAATTTTTTAAATAAATAAATTAATTCTCAAAATTTATGTGCTATACTTTCATATGCAATAGCTGATAGCTGCCTTTTATTAGGTAGAGGAAAGTCCGTGCTAGCACCAACTGCGATGTTGGTAGTGATCACGTTAAGCCCAATAAGCTTAAGCCTAGACGACTAGTGCCACAGAGACGAGAATTGTGAAACGCGGTAAACTCCGTGAGCTAGAAACCCAAATTTGGTAGGGGAATCGCAAATAGAAAATGAACAATTTTGCGAAGTATATCTTTAATGATATATTAGATAAATTATCAGCACTTTTTTAAAGTACAGAACACGGCTTATTTTGCGAAAACACTCATTTTTTGGGTGTTTTTTTATTTTTTTAGTTTAGGTCTATTAAATAAATATATTTATTTAAATAAAATATTTAAACTTTTTATCTTTAAGTTATTTTTTGCTTTTTTTGTTGTTTTTTTTCGTCATTATAATACAATTAAGGATATAAAAAAATGTAAAGGAACTAATGGAGAATTTTAAGAACTTTTTTTCAATAAAAAATATAAAAAAGATATCAATTTTATTTGGTCTTATTGGAGCAGCAATAACCATAACAACAATAACAATTTTAAAGGTAAATAAAAAATATAAAC contains:
- the rpsT gene encoding 30S ribosomal protein S20, producing MANIKSKIKSIAKMEAARVKNAAMKSRVKTAIRKAREAVLANDAKASEFVKQAHQVIAKAVSKGVFHKNKGARKRSRLDEFVLKNSNK
- the gmk gene encoding guanylate kinase, with amino-acid sequence MNKKNNNKLSPIIIFSGPSGVGKGTIERLLFEFDELNLSLSCSATTRKPRNGELNGVHYYFLDVDTFRDKIKNRKFIEFSYHLNNYYGTLYSELDKIHSKNKTPMLEIETTGVRQVIKKLSHPPFNNKYKLITIFVAPPSMEDLRRRILIRGSENSKTLKDRLQKAEIEVLEADELYKYKIINDIPERAANEIRELLHKELELD